From one Gossypium hirsutum isolate 1008001.06 chromosome D08, Gossypium_hirsutum_v2.1, whole genome shotgun sequence genomic stretch:
- the LOC107962784 gene encoding mucin-1: MAKLEFLTIAFLLFLQLTFAAILPQPAPAPAPSPGTQSPAPAPAPSPGTQSPAPPPAPSPGTQSPAPPPAPSPGTQSPAPASSPSDPVQASSPSPYSNIGHNNVNPDVKNASGGGGMSAGKKAGIVVGVLIAACLVVVGGLVYKKRRDNIRRSQYGYAARAELL, from the coding sequence ATGGCAAAACTTGAATTTCTTACCATTGCATTCCTCCTATTTCTTCAACTCACATTCGCTGCCATTTTGCCCCAGCCCGCGCCAGCCCCAGCCCCTTCACCCGGTACACAGTCGCCCGCGCCAGCCCCAGCCCCTTCACCCGGTACACAGTCGCCCGCGCCACCCCCAGCCCCTTCACCTGGTACACAGTCGCCCGCGCCACCCCCAGCCCCTTCACCCGGTACACAGTCGCCTGCTCCGGCGTCGTCTCCTTCAGATCCGGTACAAGCGAGTTCTCCTTCTCCTTACAGCAATATCGGCCACAACAACGTTAATCCGGACGTAAAGAACGCCAGTGGTGGCGGAGGAATGAGCGCAGGAAAAAAGGCGGGAATCGTTGTGGGGGTGTTGATAGCAGCGTGCTTGGTTGTCGTCGGTGGATTGGTTTACAAGAAGAGACGAGATAACATCAGGAGATCTCAGTATGGATACGCCGCCAGGGCAGAACTTctctga